A stretch of Cherax quadricarinatus isolate ZL_2023a chromosome 24, ASM3850222v1, whole genome shotgun sequence DNA encodes these proteins:
- the LOC128690836 gene encoding uncharacterized protein translates to MIQRLVLYVEVVVVVVVVVAAGVVVEAGAAVSEKSKASNSFPAAAINSNATRAAMYWRHMIGRHPQAAAAASMYWRIMFAEDPEGAAKAAMETRKATSSDPEAMAQSAFFYQRMSGRGPEYARMADIYWKKMAAHDPEVTARSAMYWRNDPEAAMYW, encoded by the exons ATGATCCAGAG ACTTGTGCTTtatgtagaagtggtggtggtggtggtggtggtggtagccgcGGGCGTGGTGGTGGAAGCAGGTGCGGCAGTGTCTGAGAAAAGTAAAGCCAGCAACTCCTTCCCTGCGGCCGCCATCAACAGCAATGCTACACGTGCGGCCATGTACTGGCGCCATATGATCGGCAGACACCcgcaggcggcagcggcagcgtcAATGTACTGGCGGATCATGTTCGCGGAGGACCCTGAAGGGGCTGCCAAGGCGGCCATGGAGACCCGCAAGGCCACCTCCAGTGATCCTGAGGCCATGGCCCAATCAGCTTTCTTCTACCAGCGCATGTCTGGCCGTGGCCCCGAATACGCCAGAATGGCTGACATCTACTGGAAGAAGATGGCTGCCCACGACCCCGAAGTCACCGCCAGGTCAGCCATGTACTGGCGCAATGATCCAGAGGCCGCCATGTACTGGTAA